From a single Coriobacteriaceae bacterium genomic region:
- the uxaC gene encoding glucuronate isomerase, with amino-acid sequence MKNFMDDQDFLLSTKTGEELFHNFAKGMPIVDYHCHISPKEIWEDKRFENITEVWLGGDHYKWRLMRANGVDERFITGDAPAREKFQKWAETLGRCVGNPVFEWSHLELKRYFGYEGVLNGKTAQEVWDLANAKLAEASFTCRNLIKQSNVRMICTTDDPADSFEWHKKIAADDSFDVQVVPAMRPDAALRIERGQEFADYCKHLSEVAGVEVSDFEGMKSAISKRYDVAHELGCRASDHALDYVMYVPATADEIEAIFAKGLAAEPLTEEEILKYKTAFMQFVAGEYVRLGWAMQLHFGCKRDNNRAMFAKLGPDTGYDCISNYTPSDQLADFLNSIQETCGLPKTILYSLNPIDNTMIDTVMGCFQEAPTAGKIQNGSAWWFNDNEVGMREQLTALANEGVLGNFVGMLTDSRSFLSYPRHEYFRRVLCSVIGEWVEQGKYPADMELLGTIVRDISYNNAVRYFGFDLDTVEA; translated from the coding sequence ATGAAAAACTTTATGGACGATCAGGATTTCCTGCTGAGCACCAAGACCGGCGAGGAGCTGTTCCACAACTTTGCCAAGGGCATGCCCATCGTCGACTACCACTGCCACATTTCCCCCAAGGAGATCTGGGAGGACAAGCGTTTCGAGAACATCACCGAGGTTTGGCTGGGCGGCGACCACTACAAGTGGCGCCTGATGCGCGCCAACGGCGTCGACGAGCGTTTTATCACTGGCGATGCCCCTGCTCGCGAGAAGTTCCAAAAGTGGGCCGAGACCCTGGGTCGCTGCGTTGGCAACCCCGTCTTTGAGTGGAGCCACCTGGAGCTTAAGCGCTACTTTGGCTACGAGGGCGTCCTCAACGGCAAGACCGCCCAGGAGGTCTGGGACCTTGCCAACGCCAAGCTCGCCGAGGCCAGCTTTACCTGCCGCAACCTAATCAAGCAGTCCAACGTCCGCATGATCTGCACTACCGACGACCCTGCCGACAGCTTTGAGTGGCACAAGAAGATTGCTGCCGATGACAGTTTTGACGTTCAGGTCGTTCCCGCCATGCGTCCCGACGCCGCTCTGCGTATCGAGCGCGGTCAGGAGTTTGCCGACTACTGCAAGCACCTCTCCGAGGTTGCCGGCGTTGAGGTCAGCGACTTCGAGGGCATGAAGTCTGCCATCTCCAAGCGCTACGACGTTGCTCACGAGCTGGGCTGCCGCGCCTCCGACCACGCACTTGACTACGTTATGTACGTCCCGGCTACCGCCGATGAGATCGAGGCCATCTTTGCCAAGGGTCTGGCTGCTGAGCCGCTTACCGAGGAAGAGATCCTCAAGTACAAGACTGCCTTTATGCAGTTCGTTGCCGGCGAGTATGTCCGTCTGGGCTGGGCCATGCAGCTGCACTTTGGCTGCAAGCGCGACAACAACCGCGCCATGTTTGCCAAGCTCGGCCCCGATACCGGCTACGATTGCATCTCCAACTACACGCCGTCCGACCAGCTTGCCGATTTCCTCAACTCCATTCAGGAGACCTGCGGCTTGCCCAAGACCATCCTGTACAGCCTGAACCCCATCGATAACACCATGATCGATACCGTGATGGGCTGCTTCCAGGAGGCTCCGACCGCCGGTAAGATCCAGAACGGTTCTGCCTGGTGGTTCAACGACAACGAGGTCGGTATGCGCGAGCAGCTCACGGCCCTGGCAAACGAGGGCGTGCTGGGCAACTTTGTGGGCATGCTTACCGACTCCCGCTCCTTCCTGTCCTACCCGCGTCACGAGTACTTCCGTCGCGTGCTGTGCAGCGTGATCGGCGAGTGGGTTGAGCAGGGCAAGTATCCGGCCGACATGGAGCTGCTGGGCACCATCGTGCGCGACATCAGCTACAACAACGCGGTCCGCTACTTTGGCTTTGATCTGGATACCGTCGAGGCATAA
- a CDS encoding substrate-binding domain-containing protein, with protein MSARVTMKDIAAELGVSINTVHKALTGKAGVSESVRAKVNAKAEAMGYHRNTSASSLRRKDINLVFCLPRASREGAYFFRYLWEGCNRFEQEVIDQGITVERVEFGVGGYADALEQIDERLQVGEKIDGLLAYAPGDDRATELLGQIAEAGVTIELVDGDRPHLDRLGASLADYSTAGSLMAEQAVNLVHAAGVDARVLLLAGDPYTDSHYLTARAFHNYLRERDIPWQVEDLAGAHAQVKQLKHELEKRLSAPDAPELICSVFAVGSEVVADALVSSGKAGQVMVIGNDLFPESALALRRGIFTNIVYKDPTSLAYRGAKTLGDYLLWGRTPTVPVQKGAVEMVFASNVDRYCELAGI; from the coding sequence ATGAGCGCTCGTGTAACCATGAAGGACATAGCCGCCGAGCTTGGCGTTTCCATCAATACCGTGCACAAGGCCCTGACGGGAAAGGCCGGCGTGAGCGAATCCGTGCGCGCCAAGGTGAACGCCAAGGCCGAGGCCATGGGCTATCACCGCAACACAAGTGCCTCAAGCCTGCGCCGCAAGGACATCAATCTGGTGTTTTGCCTGCCCCGCGCATCGCGCGAGGGAGCGTACTTTTTCCGTTACCTGTGGGAAGGCTGCAATCGCTTTGAACAGGAGGTCATCGACCAGGGCATTACGGTTGAGCGTGTTGAATTTGGCGTGGGCGGCTACGCTGATGCGCTCGAGCAAATCGACGAGCGTTTGCAGGTGGGCGAGAAGATCGATGGCTTGCTCGCCTATGCGCCGGGCGACGATCGTGCAACTGAGCTTTTGGGGCAGATTGCCGAGGCGGGCGTGACGATCGAGCTCGTCGACGGCGACCGTCCGCACCTCGACCGTCTGGGCGCCAGTCTGGCTGATTATTCAACGGCGGGCAGCCTGATGGCCGAGCAGGCGGTCAACTTGGTTCACGCCGCTGGTGTCGATGCCCGCGTGCTCCTGCTAGCGGGCGACCCCTATACCGATTCACACTATCTAACCGCCCGTGCCTTCCACAATTACCTGCGCGAACGAGATATTCCATGGCAGGTCGAGGACCTTGCCGGTGCCCATGCGCAAGTCAAACAGCTCAAGCATGAGCTCGAAAAGCGCTTGAGTGCGCCGGACGCCCCTGAGCTCATTTGTAGCGTTTTTGCCGTTGGTTCCGAAGTGGTTGCCGATGCGCTTGTCTCGAGCGGCAAGGCCGGTCAGGTTATGGTGATCGGCAACGACCTGTTTCCCGAAAGCGCCCTGGCCTTGCGCCGCGGTATCTTTACCAATATTGTCTATAAGGACCCGACGAGCCTGGCGTATCGCGGCGCTAAGACGCTGGGCGATTATCTGCTGTGGGGAAGGACCCCGACGGTGCCCGTCCAGAAGGGCGCCGTCGAGATGGTATTTGCCAGCAATGTCGATCGCTACTGCGAACTTGCGGGAATTTAG
- a CDS encoding altronate dehydratase family protein, whose amino-acid sequence MNTIQINPADNVIVALLPLAKGTAVAVPGVGEVVAAEDIPQGHKMAVRSIAAGEDVIKYGLPIGHVTGDVQPGQWLHTHNVKTNLSGEVEYTYNPTHPVVDPVEPETFMGFRRADGRAATRNELWIIPTVGCVNEVARAMCEQAQDLVDGSLEGAYYFPHPFGCSQTGADHAQTRRLLVALSRHPNAAGVLFLSLGCENCTHQQVLDELGDFDHERVRFLTCQDVSDEQIEGHKILAELADLAKQAKREPIPASELVIGLKCGGSDGLSGITANPTIGRVSDMVVARGGTSVLTEVPEMFGAESILLDRCENEQVFNAASDMLNGFKDYFISHGEVVYENPSPGNKDGGITTLEDKSCGCVQKGGSAPIVDVLPYAGQVTKHGLNMLCGPGNDMVSTTALTAAGCHVILFSTGRGTPFGAPAPTLKVFTNQRLCDHKANWMDFNAGVVATGERTLDEAAGDLYQLVLDTASGKLTSAERRGCHEISIWKDGVCL is encoded by the coding sequence ATGAACACTATCCAGATCAATCCGGCCGACAACGTGATCGTCGCGCTGTTGCCGCTTGCCAAGGGCACCGCCGTCGCGGTTCCCGGGGTGGGCGAGGTCGTGGCCGCGGAGGATATTCCGCAGGGTCATAAGATGGCCGTGCGCTCGATTGCCGCGGGGGAGGACGTCATCAAGTACGGCCTTCCTATCGGCCATGTGACGGGCGATGTCCAGCCCGGTCAGTGGCTTCATACACATAATGTCAAGACCAACCTTTCGGGCGAGGTCGAGTACACCTACAACCCCACACATCCGGTCGTGGATCCCGTTGAGCCCGAGACCTTTATGGGGTTCCGCCGCGCCGACGGTCGTGCCGCGACGCGTAATGAGCTGTGGATCATCCCCACGGTCGGCTGTGTCAACGAAGTCGCCCGTGCCATGTGTGAGCAGGCCCAGGATCTGGTCGATGGCTCGCTGGAGGGCGCCTACTACTTCCCGCATCCCTTTGGCTGCTCGCAGACCGGCGCCGACCATGCCCAGACGCGTCGTCTGCTGGTGGCGCTCTCGCGTCATCCTAATGCGGCCGGCGTGTTGTTCCTGTCGCTCGGTTGCGAGAACTGTACGCACCAGCAGGTACTCGATGAGCTCGGTGACTTCGACCACGAGCGCGTCCGCTTCCTCACCTGCCAGGATGTATCCGACGAGCAGATCGAGGGCCACAAGATTCTGGCCGAGCTGGCAGACCTCGCCAAGCAGGCCAAGCGCGAGCCCATTCCGGCCTCCGAGCTGGTTATTGGACTTAAGTGCGGCGGCTCTGACGGTCTTTCGGGTATTACCGCCAACCCCACGATCGGTCGCGTGAGCGATATGGTTGTCGCCCGCGGCGGCACGTCGGTGCTTACCGAGGTGCCCGAGATGTTTGGCGCCGAGAGTATCCTGCTCGATCGCTGTGAGAACGAGCAGGTCTTTAACGCCGCTTCCGACATGCTCAATGGCTTTAAGGACTACTTTATCAGCCACGGCGAGGTCGTCTACGAAAACCCGAGTCCCGGCAACAAGGACGGTGGCATTACCACGCTCGAGGACAAGAGCTGCGGCTGTGTGCAAAAGGGCGGCTCCGCGCCCATCGTCGACGTGCTGCCGTACGCCGGCCAGGTCACCAAGCATGGCCTGAACATGCTCTGCGGCCCCGGCAACGACATGGTGTCAACCACGGCACTCACTGCTGCCGGTTGCCATGTGATCCTGTTCTCCACCGGTCGCGGTACGCCGTTTGGCGCACCGGCGCCCACCCTCAAGGTATTCACCAACCAGCGCCTGTGTGACCACAAAGCCAACTGGATGGACTTTAACGCCGGCGTGGTCGCCACCGGCGAGCGTACGCTCGATGAGGCTGCCGGCGATCTGTATCAGCTGGTGCTGGACACGGCGAGCGGCAAGCTTACCAGCGCCGAGCGTCGCGGCTGTCACGAGATCAGTATCTGGAAGGACGGCGTCTGCTTGTAG
- a CDS encoding tagaturonate reductase, which translates to MENISYDALEKIGYKGYLLPKDAPEKVLQFGEGNFLRAFVDRFFDMGNEATGWNGKVVMVQPISGAFGFADGINAQDDLYTVLVRGKENGNTVDESRVISACSRCLNPYREDDYRAMMEVAVSDSLEIIVSNTTEAGIAYDPSCKADDMPPASFPAKLAQVLHARWAAGKPGVIVLACELIDHNGEELLRIMNQYVSDWGWEDEFAQWMANDCTVCTTLVDTIVPGRIRDPKEAAAVAERLGYEDPFLAVREPFQMWGIQGDESLKERLPFVKAGLPGVFVTPDVTPYKKRKVRILNGAHTAFVPGSWVAGFDIVRDCMHDETIRGFMNTMLYDEVIPTLAADLDVEDCKAFAAAVENRFDNPFIDHALLSICLNSTAKWRARDLPTLKDYVAETGNLPKCLATSLATLISFYTQELVSREGDGLHLRRSDGTEYTAQDDAFVLDFYAAHAGADDAQLVHDVLTNEQMWGEDLTQIAGLEEFVVSALAVVRAEGAKQAFANAQS; encoded by the coding sequence ATGGAGAACATCAGCTACGATGCGCTCGAGAAGATCGGTTACAAGGGCTATCTGCTGCCCAAGGACGCTCCCGAGAAGGTTCTACAGTTTGGCGAGGGCAATTTCCTGCGCGCCTTCGTCGACCGTTTCTTTGACATGGGCAACGAGGCCACCGGCTGGAACGGCAAGGTTGTCATGGTGCAGCCCATCAGCGGCGCCTTTGGCTTTGCCGATGGCATCAATGCTCAGGACGACCTGTACACCGTGCTGGTGCGCGGCAAGGAGAACGGCAATACGGTTGACGAGTCCCGCGTGATCAGCGCCTGCAGCCGCTGCCTCAACCCGTATCGCGAGGACGACTATCGCGCCATGATGGAGGTCGCCGTCTCCGACAGCCTGGAGATCATCGTCTCCAACACCACCGAGGCCGGTATCGCCTACGACCCGTCCTGCAAGGCCGACGACATGCCGCCCGCGAGCTTCCCTGCCAAGCTTGCCCAGGTCCTTCACGCCCGCTGGGCCGCCGGCAAGCCGGGCGTCATCGTGCTCGCCTGCGAGCTCATCGATCACAACGGTGAGGAGCTGCTGCGCATCATGAACCAGTACGTGAGCGACTGGGGCTGGGAGGACGAGTTTGCGCAGTGGATGGCCAACGACTGCACCGTCTGCACCACGCTCGTCGACACTATCGTCCCCGGCCGCATCCGGGACCCCAAGGAGGCCGCTGCCGTGGCCGAGCGCTTGGGCTATGAGGATCCATTCTTGGCCGTGCGTGAGCCCTTCCAGATGTGGGGCATCCAGGGTGACGAATCGCTCAAGGAGCGTCTGCCCTTCGTGAAGGCCGGTCTGCCGGGTGTCTTTGTGACTCCCGACGTCACCCCGTACAAGAAGCGCAAAGTCCGCATCCTCAACGGTGCCCATACCGCCTTTGTTCCGGGCTCTTGGGTTGCCGGCTTTGATATCGTGCGCGACTGCATGCATGACGAGACCATTCGCGGCTTTATGAACACCATGCTCTACGACGAGGTCATTCCGACGCTTGCCGCCGACTTGGATGTCGAGGACTGCAAGGCCTTTGCCGCCGCCGTCGAAAACCGCTTCGACAACCCGTTTATTGATCATGCGCTGCTCTCCATCTGCCTCAACTCCACGGCTAAGTGGCGCGCTCGCGACCTGCCCACGCTCAAGGACTACGTTGCCGAGACCGGCAACCTGCCCAAGTGCCTGGCGACGAGCCTCGCTACGCTCATCTCCTTCTACACGCAGGAGCTCGTGTCCCGCGAGGGCGACGGCCTGCACCTGCGTCGCTCCGACGGCACCGAGTACACCGCTCAGGACGATGCCTTCGTACTCGATTTCTACGCTGCCCATGCCGGCGCCGACGATGCCCAACTGGTGCACGACGTGCTCACCAACGAGCAGATGTGGGGCGAGGACCTTACGCAGATCGCAGGTCTTGAGGAGTTTGTCGTCAGCGCGCTCGCCGTCGTGCGTGCCGAGGGCGCCAAGCAGGCCTTCGCCAACGCTCAGTCGTAA